The following coding sequences are from one Triticum dicoccoides isolate Atlit2015 ecotype Zavitan chromosome 4A, WEW_v2.0, whole genome shotgun sequence window:
- the LOC119288869 gene encoding calcineurin B-like protein 9 isoform X1: MSIVPPPPEEEEESSKGTYQTDVDPTTESGDGRVCPSSRRWPEISPPVRRVTRAELRQGQCLPCLALPAEKRTEPLAAPAGRRRKDRQMTAPSRRRRLHGSVSSTLRGMRSRPSLLPRPPMLMVNEVEELYELYKKLSFSIFKDDLIHKEEFRLALFRTSKGVNLFADRLFDLFDLKCNGVIEFGEFVRSLSIFHPKAPDCMYAPCPLLALTSPSIHLLVLSSL; encoded by the exons ATGTCCATCGTGCCGCCcccgcccgaggaggaggaggagtccagcAAGGGGACATACCAGACTGACGTAGACCCGACAACGGAAAGTGGAGACGGCCGTGTCTGTCCGTCCTCGAGGCGTTGGCCGGAGATTTCTCCGCCCGTGCGAAGGGTCACTAGAGCAGAGCTACGACAAG GTCAATGCCTACCTTGCCTTGCCCTGCCGGCAGAGAAGCGCACAGAGCCCCTTGCGGCGCCAGCCGGCCGGCGTAGGAAGGATCGACAGATGACTGCGCCTTCTCGTCGTCGCCGTCTCCACGGAAGTGTGAGCAGCACGCTCAGGGGTATGAGGAGCCGGCCGTCCTTGCTGCCAAGACCTCCTATGC TCATGGTGAACGAGGTGGAGGAGCTGTACGAGCTCTACAAGAAGCTCAGCTTCTCCATCTTCAAGGACGACCTCATCCACAAG GAGGAGTTCCGGCTAGCCCTGTTTAGGACCAGCAAAGGCGTGAACCTATTCGCGGACAGGTTGTTCGACCTCTTCGATCTCAAGTGTAACGGGGTGATCGAGTTCGGTGAGTTCGTGCGCTCGCTCAGCATCTTCCACCCCAAAGCGCCTGACTGCATGTACGCCCCCTGTCCATTGCTCGCTCTTACTTCGCCGTCCATTCATCTTCTTGTCCTCTCCTCCCTATGA
- the LOC119288869 gene encoding calcineurin B-like protein 9 isoform X2 produces the protein MSIVPPPPEEEEESSKGTYQTDVDPTTESGDGRVCPSSRRWPEISPPVRRVTRAELRQEKRTEPLAAPAGRRRKDRQMTAPSRRRRLHGSVSSTLRGMRSRPSLLPRPPMLMVNEVEELYELYKKLSFSIFKDDLIHKEEFRLALFRTSKGVNLFADRLFDLFDLKCNGVIEFGEFVRSLSIFHPKAPDCMYAPCPLLALTSPSIHLLVLSSL, from the exons ATGTCCATCGTGCCGCCcccgcccgaggaggaggaggagtccagcAAGGGGACATACCAGACTGACGTAGACCCGACAACGGAAAGTGGAGACGGCCGTGTCTGTCCGTCCTCGAGGCGTTGGCCGGAGATTTCTCCGCCCGTGCGAAGGGTCACTAGAGCAGAGCTACGACAAG AGAAGCGCACAGAGCCCCTTGCGGCGCCAGCCGGCCGGCGTAGGAAGGATCGACAGATGACTGCGCCTTCTCGTCGTCGCCGTCTCCACGGAAGTGTGAGCAGCACGCTCAGGGGTATGAGGAGCCGGCCGTCCTTGCTGCCAAGACCTCCTATGC TCATGGTGAACGAGGTGGAGGAGCTGTACGAGCTCTACAAGAAGCTCAGCTTCTCCATCTTCAAGGACGACCTCATCCACAAG GAGGAGTTCCGGCTAGCCCTGTTTAGGACCAGCAAAGGCGTGAACCTATTCGCGGACAGGTTGTTCGACCTCTTCGATCTCAAGTGTAACGGGGTGATCGAGTTCGGTGAGTTCGTGCGCTCGCTCAGCATCTTCCACCCCAAAGCGCCTGACTGCATGTACGCCCCCTGTCCATTGCTCGCTCTTACTTCGCCGTCCATTCATCTTCTTGTCCTCTCCTCCCTATGA
- the LOC119288869 gene encoding calcineurin B-like protein 9 isoform X3: MSIVPPPPEEEEESSKGTYQTDVDPTTESGDGRVCPSSRRWPEISPPVRRVTRAELRQGQCLPCLALPAEKRTEPLAAPAGRRRKDRQMTAPSRRRRLHGSVSSTLRGMRSRPSLLPRPPMLMVNEVEELYELYKKLSFSIFKDDLIHKEEFRLALFRTSKGVNLFADRLFDLFDLKCNGVIEFGEFVRSLSIFHPKAPDCIRIQAV; this comes from the exons ATGTCCATCGTGCCGCCcccgcccgaggaggaggaggagtccagcAAGGGGACATACCAGACTGACGTAGACCCGACAACGGAAAGTGGAGACGGCCGTGTCTGTCCGTCCTCGAGGCGTTGGCCGGAGATTTCTCCGCCCGTGCGAAGGGTCACTAGAGCAGAGCTACGACAAG GTCAATGCCTACCTTGCCTTGCCCTGCCGGCAGAGAAGCGCACAGAGCCCCTTGCGGCGCCAGCCGGCCGGCGTAGGAAGGATCGACAGATGACTGCGCCTTCTCGTCGTCGCCGTCTCCACGGAAGTGTGAGCAGCACGCTCAGGGGTATGAGGAGCCGGCCGTCCTTGCTGCCAAGACCTCCTATGC TCATGGTGAACGAGGTGGAGGAGCTGTACGAGCTCTACAAGAAGCTCAGCTTCTCCATCTTCAAGGACGACCTCATCCACAAG GAGGAGTTCCGGCTAGCCCTGTTTAGGACCAGCAAAGGCGTGAACCTATTCGCGGACAGGTTGTTCGACCTCTTCGATCTCAAGTGTAACGGGGTGATCGAGTTCGGTGAGTTCGTGCGCTCGCTCAGCATCTTCCACCCCAAAGCGCCTGACTGCAT TCGCATTCAAGCTGTATGA